A single region of the Lycium barbarum isolate Lr01 chromosome 2, ASM1917538v2, whole genome shotgun sequence genome encodes:
- the LOC132628660 gene encoding uncharacterized protein LOC132628660: MKRSASDSGGARKASMVDSGSQIPGLSRRSPSYSIEIDPSEDIETIPPELVTFIEEDPSEDSYETDPSEGSYETPVEQEAPEVAPELTLPPSPMMEHYVRTATSVSVTEYSSPLSWPSMNQSCKNIRIPRTRMREMRRVRLVDGGRTMRRILHFTALQTQIMTCWLQGQYFKWHLRAKEIEKGPESESKKGSSDDERRARQEAEIRGRNDFTRQAMHQQFERWTLQFQEIKDAIAEQNETIAELRRGGQHVVQPQNNPRPQNRRNMPHGPIVNQENPIDDFVDDLDVNLDRVGRDRRGQRGRVEDDNINSIKMKMPTFKGTRDPDLYLDWERKVEAIFDCHNYSEAKKVKLAVVEFSDYASIWWKKLTRDRQQDGEPPIATWAEMKRVMKKRFVPSHFQRDLQMRLRRLEQGTMTVDEYFKAMDMAMIQANCVEDEEATMARFLNGLNKEIADVVEIQQYVTLDELVDMAVKLEKQIKRKQQASSWRSQPNTNSKKPWPKQDVTSRPQEGKGKAKVDEKEGARKILDGENESKKSEKDEEEGGVSEDDVELPFNDSLVAVVRRIMAINLGVNSEEQRENIFHTRCGIRGRTCSMIIDSGSCANVVSSHLVDTLGLACMRHPKPYRLQWLNDSGELKVNKQCMISFNVSRYEDDTLCDVIPMQACHILLGRPWQFDRNTFHDGRKNRYSLELNGKKYTLAPLTPSQVFEDQKRLRESMGKQRGQKKGELEGKEMKDGQEREKLLTSSLPSSVFYLLQDFDDIFPEDIPKGLPPLRGIEHQIDFVPGAQIPNRPAYRSNPEETKELQRQVEELLKKGFVRESLSPCSVPVLLVPKKDGSWRMCVDCRAINKITVKYRHPIPRLDDMLDQLHGSKIFSKIDLKSGYHQIRMNPGDEWKTAFKTKYGLYEWLVMPFGLTNAPSTFMRLMNHVFKDFHGKFVVVYFDDILIFSKTLDEHVEHLKQVFEVLRKQQLFANLKKCAFCVDRVVFLGFVVSSKGVEVDEEKIKAIREWPKPKSVTEVRSFHGLASFYRIFVRDFSTIAAPLTEVIKKDKGFTWGKDQDDAFNLLKEKLCSAPLLQLPNFSKSFEVECDASGKGIGAV, from the exons ATGAAGAGAtcggcttcagatagtgggggcgcAAGGAAGGCCTCCATGGTGGATTCGGGATCACAGATCCCAGGACTGAGTAGGAGGAGTcctagctattctattgagaTAGATCCTTCGGAGGACATCGAGACGATCCCCCCAGAGCTCGTGACTTTCATAGAGGAGGATCCATCAGAAGATAGTTACGAGacggacccgtctgagggttcgtatgAGACACCGGTGGAGCAGGAGGCTCCTGAGGTTGCACCAGAGTTGACCCTTCCACCTTCTCCTATGATGGAGCATTATGTCAGGACAGCCACGAGTGTGAGTGTTACCGAGTATTCTAGCCCTCTATCTTGGCCTTCGATGAATCAGAGCTGCAAGAATATTCGTATCCCTCGGACTCGAATGAGGGAGATGAGGAGGGTCAGACTAGTAGATGGTGGGAGGACAATGAGAAGGATACTTCACTTTACAGCCCTCCAAACCCAGATCATGACATGCTGGCTACAG GGTCAATATTTTAAATGGCACTTACGAGCAAAGGAAATCGAGAAAGGCCCTGAAAGTGAAAGTaagaaag GTAGTAGTGATGATGAAAGGAGGGCTCGCCAAGAAGCCGAGAtccgaggaagaaatgacttcACTCGACAAGCTATGCACCAACAATTCGAAAGATGGACCTTGCAATTTCAAGAGATCAAGGATGCCATTGCTGAACAAAATGAGACAATAGCTGAACTTAGGAGGGGAGGTCAACATGTTGTACAACCACAAAATAATCCTAGGCctcaaaatagaagaaatatGCCCCATGGCCCCATTGTAAATCAAGAAAACCCTATAGATGattttgttgatgatcttgatgtAAATCTAGATAGGGTAGGGAGAGATAGGAGGGGACAACGAGGAAGAGTGGAAGATGATAACATCAATAGCATAAAGATGAAGATGCCAACTTTCAAGGGCACAAGAGATCCAGACTTGTACCTTGATTGGGAGCGGAAAGTTGAAGCCATTTTTGATTGTCACAACTATTCTGAAGCTAAGAAGGTAAAACTTGCCGTTGTTGAATTTTCTGACTATGCTTCTATTTGGTGGAAAAAGCTTACAAGGGATAGACAACAAGATGGAGAACCACCCATTGCTACTTGGGCTGAGATGAAGAGAGTCATGAAGAAGAGGTTCGTGCCTTCCCACTTTCAAAGAGACCTACAAATGCGTCTTCGAAGATTGGAGCAGGGAACCATGACTGTTGATGAATACTTCAAAGCTATGGATATGGCTATGATCCAAGCTAATTGTGTAGAAGATGAAGAGGCCACTATGGCTAGATTTCTTAATGGTTTAAATAAAGAAATAGCTGATGTAGTAGAGATACAACAATATGTAACTTTAGATGAGTTAGTGGACATGGCTGTAAAATTAGAAaagcaaattaaaagaaagcagcAAGCTAGCTCATGGAGGAGTCAGCCAAACACCAATTCAaagaagccatggccgaaacaaGATGTGACTTCTAGGCCTCAAGAAGGCAAGGGGAAGGCCAAAGTAGATGAAAAGGAGGGAG CTAGGAAGATTCTTGATGGAGAAAATGAGAGTAAAAAAAGTGAGAAAGACGAAGAAGAGGGAGGTGTGAGTGAAGATGATGTAGAACTTCCTTTTAATGATAGTTTGGTTGCAGTAGTTAGGAGGATTATGGCTATCAATTTGGGAGTCAATagtgaagaacaaagggaaaATATATTCCATACTAGGTGTGGGATAAGGGGGAGAACTTGTTCTATGATTATTGACAGTGGTAGTTGTGCTAATGTAGTGAGTTCACACTTGGTAGATACGTTAGGGCTTGCATGCATGAGACACCCTAAGCCCTATAGACTCCAATGGTTGAATGATAGTGGTGAACTGAAAGTCAACAAAcaatgcatgatttcattcaatgTTAGCAGGTATGAGGATGATACTCTTTGTGATGTCATTCCTATGCAAGCTTGTCATATCTTGCTTGGTCGTCCATGGCAGTTCGATAGGAATACTTTTCATGATGGAAGGAAGAACAGATATTCACTTGAGCTTAATGGCAAGAAGTATACTCTTGCGCCTTTAACACCTTCTCAGGTGTTTGAAGATCAAAAGAGATTGAGGGAATCAATGGGAAAACAAAGGGGACAGAAAAAAGGTGAGCTTgagggaaaagaaatgaaagatggccaagagagagagaaa CTACTTACTTCTTCTTTGCCAAGTAGTGTTTTTTATCTTTTGCAGGACTTTGATGATATCTTTCCTGAAGATATTCCTAAAGGTCTTCCACCTTTGcgtggaattgaacaccaaattgactttgtgcctGGTGCACAGATTCCAAATAGGCCTGCTTATAGGAGTAATCCTGAAGAGACAAAGGAGTTGCAAAGGCAGGTTGAAGAGTTGCTTAAAAAAGGGTTTGTGCGAGAGAGCTTGAGTCCTTGCTCAGTTCCTGTTCTATTGGTGCCCAAAAAAGATGGATCTTGGAGGATGTGCGTGGATTGTCGAGCTATCAACAAGATTACGGTAAAGTATCGTCATCCTATtcctcgtcttgatgacatgttggATCAATTGCATGGGTCCAAAATCTTTTCTAAAATTGATCTAAAAAGTGGTTACCATCAGATTCGAATGAATCCTGGAGATGAATGGAAAACTGCTTTTAAGACCAAATATGGGCTTTATGAGTGGTTAGTTATGCcttttggcttgactaatgcacCCAGCACGTTcatgagattgatgaatcatgtttttaaggattttcatggaaagtttgtggtggtttattttgatgatatcttgatcttTTCTAAAACTCTAGATGAGCATGTAGAACACCTAAAACAAGTTTTTGAAGTTCTTAGAAAACAACAATTGTTTGCTAATCTCAAAAAGTGTGCCTTTTGTGTGGATCGTGTGGtattcttgggttttgtggtCAGTTCTAAGGGagttgaggttgatgaagagAAAATCAAGGCAATTAGAGAGTGGCCTAAACCTAAGAGTGTAACTGAGGTTAGAAGTTTTCATGGGCTTGCTAGTTTTTATAGGATATTTGTTAGAGATTTTAGCACCATTGCTGCTCCTCTAACTGAAGTTATCAAGAAAGATAAGGGTTTTACATGGGGGAAAGACCAAGATGATGCTTTTaacttgttgaaagaaaaattatgttctgctcctcttttgcaattacctaatttttctaagtcttttgaGGTTGAATGTGATGCTTCTGGAAAAGGAATAGGTGCTGTT